The genomic interval ATCAGATTTCTAGTAGAGTCGGAAAACATTACAGATAAATTCGTTTTTCCTCTCATTTTTTTAATTAAAAGGTCAAAATTCAATTCTCTTGTCGATCAGGCGACACCCGGATTTGAACTGGGGAAAAAGGATTTGCAGTCCCCCGCCTTACCGCTCGGCCATGCCGCCAAAACGATATATATATGAGAATACCCTTTTTTTATTGAAAAAGAGATATGCACTTTGATCGACAAACGCAATAATGGAAGGACAAAACGGAACCGTTAACTATACAATTCCTGAACAATTCTTGAAATCGAAATGAGAAGATGGTTTTGTCGTTATGAGATAAAAAAAAATGCAATTTGATACAAAATTTATCAATATTGCTTTTTTTATTCAAAAAACCTTCTCCATTTTAATTATAACAGTAACTGTCAGTATATGTAAACCCTAGAATATAACTAGAAATTGTTACAGAGATAATATCTATCGGGTATCATATCCGTATTCCGCATATGATACGTATATACCAGAATTTGAAATAAGATTCTCGTGCTTCCATAATTGAAAGAAGTTTTCCTTGAAAAAATAAATTCAATAGAAATTGAAAAATTGACTACGACATGCTCTGTACCGAATAAATAGGACTGCTATAAAAGGAAGAGACATGTATCTAATCTGGATACTAGATATATGGCTAGCTATAGCAACGGAAGTTAGATTTGTGCAGGTTTAATAAATATACTAGCTTTATTACGTATTCCAATTGTATTCTCAAATAAGAAGGGGTGGTGTGTAAACTCTCCCACCTTTGTAAATTCGAATTCTCCCTATTAATATAATAGAAATCTATATATATAATTTTGATAATTTTGAATTTGGAAAAAAAAAATTGAAAAGGGAGGGATTAAGTATTCTAAAATGAATTCTATGATTTCTATTATATTGTTCTATATTATATTGTTTAGGATTATTAGATTAGGTTTTTATCGAGCCGAACAAATCCCGAGTCGATTTTTTTCCCGGTATCCAAATCGAATTGAAATATGTAATATCATAACATAATAATGTTATTATGTTATAAATGGAATCCATTTTTTGGATATTCTAAAAAAACCAAGAAGTCGAGTTGGATCGTTTCAATTCCTTTCCATTTGGATTCTATCCGTTTGTTTTGTTGCAAATTCAAATTTGAGTATTAAATTCGATTCCCACCTTTTTTGTTTCTTCCTAACAGGTATTTCCTATACGGGGTTGGTAAAAAAATTTCATGTGATTCGGTAAAAGCAACAACAATTCCATTATTGCTAATTTTATTCATGTTATTCGATGAATAATGAGACAGCAAATGATGGGACATTTTCTAAAAAATACAAGGGGAAAATAAAAAATGATTGGGGGTGAAAATGCGGGAATGTCTACAATACCGGGATTGAATCAGATACAATTTGAAGGGTTTTGTAGGTTCATTGATCGGGGCTTAAGAGAAGAACTTTATAAGTTTCCAAAAATGGAAGATCTGGATCAAGAAATCGAATTTCAATTATTTGCGGAAACATACCAATTGGTAGAACCCTTGATAAAAGAAAAAGATGCTGTATATGAATCACTTACATATTCCTCTGAATTATATGTATCTGCGGGATTAATTTGGAAAAACAATAAGGATATCCAAGAACAAACAATTTTTATTGGAAATATTCCTCTAATGAACTCCTTGGGAACTTCTATAGTAAATGGAATTTATAGAATTGTAATCAATCAAATATTGGAAAGCCCTGGTATCTATTATCGGTCAGAATTGGACCATAACGGGATTTTGGTCTATACTGGCACTATAATATCGGATTGGGGAGGGAGATTAGAACTAGAGATTGATAGAAAAGCAAAGATATGGGCTCGTGTCAGTAGGAAACAGAAAATATCTATTCTAGTTCTACTATCAGCTATGGGTTTGAATTTAAACGAAATTCTAGAGAATGTTTGCTATCCCGAACTCTTCTTGTCTTTCTTGAATGATAAGGAAAAAAAAAAAATTGGGTCAAAAGAAAACGCCATTTTGGAGTTTTATCAACAATTTGCTTGTGTAGGCGGAGATCCTGTATTTTCTGAATCTTTGTGCAAGGAATTACAAAAAAAAATTTTTCACCAACGATGTGAATTAGGAAGGATTGGTCGACGAAATCTGAATCGAAGATTGAATCTTGATATACCTCAGAACAATACATTTTTGTTACCACGAGATATATTGGCAGCTGCCGATCATTTGATTGGAATGAAATTTGGAATGGGTACACTTGATGATATGAATCATTTGAAAAATAAACGTATTCGTTCCGTAGCAGATCTCTTACAAGATCAATTCGGATTGGCTCTGGTTCGTTTAGAAAATATGGTTAGAGGAACTATATGTGGAGCAATTAGACTTAAATTGATACCGACTCCTCAGAATTTGGTGACTTCAACTCCACCAACAACTACTTTTGAATCTTTTTTTGGATTACATCCATTATCTCAAGTTCTGGATCGAACCAATCCATTGACCCAAATAGTTCATGGTAGAAAATTGAGTTATTTGGGCCCCGGAGGGGTGACGGGGCGAACTGCTAGTTTTCGGATACGAGATATCCATCCTAGTCATTATGGACGCATTTGTCCAATTGATACGTCTGAAGGAATCAATGTTGGACTTATTGGATCTCTAGCTATTCATGGGAGAATTGGTCGTTGGGGGTCTATAGAAAGTCCATTTTATGAAATTGATAAGAGATCAAAAAGAATACGGATGCTTTTTTTACCACCAAGTAGAGATGAATACTATATGGTAGCTACAGGAAATTCTTTAGCACTGAATCGAAGTATTCGGGAGGAACAGATTGTCCCAGCGCGATATCGTCAAGAATTTCTGACTATTGCATGGGAAGAGGTTCATCTCCGAAGTATTTTCCCCTTTCAATATTTTTCTATTGGAGCTTCGCTCATTCCTTTTATCGAGCATAATGATGCGAATCGAGCTTTAATGAGTTCAAATATGCAACGTCAAGCAGTTCCGCTTTTTCGGTCCGAAAAGTGCATTGTGGGAACGGGATTGGAACGCCAAGTAGCCTTAGATTCGGGGGCTTCCGCTATAGCGGAACACGAGGGAAAGATCTTTTATACCGATACTGAAAAGATCCTTCTATTGGGCAATGGGGAGACTTTAAACATCCCATTGGTTATGTATCAAGGTTCTAATAAAAATACTTGCATGCATCAAAAACCTCAAGTTCAACGCGGTAAATGCATAAAAAGGGGTCAAATTTTAGCGGACGGTGCTGCTACAATTTTCGGCGAACTTGCTTTGGGAAAAAACATATTAGTAGTTTATATGCCATGGGAGGGTTACAATTCTGAAGATGCTGTACTCATCAGCGAACGTCTGGTCTATGAAGATATTTATACTTCTTTTCACATACGGAAATATGAAATTCAAACTCATGTGACAAGCCACGGTCCTGAAAAAATCACTAAGGAAATCCCACACCTAGAAGCCCATTTACTCCGAAATTTAGACAAAAATGGAATTGTTACCCCCGGATCTTGGGTAGAGACGGGCGATATTTTAGTGGGGAAATTAACGCCTCAAATGGTACAAGAATCCTCGTATGCCCCGGAAGATAGATTATTACGAGCTATACTTGGAATTCAGGTATCCTCCTCAAAGGAAACTTGTCTAAAACTACCTATAGGCGGTAGAGGTCGAGTTGTTGATGTAAGATGGATTCAAAAAAAAAGAGGTTCCAATTATAATCCAGAAACTATTAGAATATATATATTGCAGAAACGTGAAATCAAAGTAGGTGATAAAGTGGCCGGGAGACATGGAAATAAGGGTATCGTTTCCAAAATTTTGCCTAGACAGGATATGCCTTATTTGCAAAATGGAAGACCCGTTGATATGGTCTTCAACCCATTAGGAGTTCCGTCAAGAATGAATGTAGGACAGATATTTGAATGCTCACTCGGATTAGCGGGGGATATGCTAGATAGACATTATCGAATAGCACCCTTTGATGAGAGATATGAGCAAGAGGCTTCGAGAAAACTAGTATTTTCTGAATTATATGAAGCCAGTAAACAAACGTCGAATCCGTGGATATTTGAACCCGAGTATCCGGGCAAAAGCAGAATATTTGATGGAAGAACAGGGAATCCTTTTGAACAGCCTGTTATAATAGGAAAGCCTTATATCTTGAAATTAATTCATCAAGTTGATGATAAAATACACGGACGTTCTTGTGGGCATTATGCACTTGTTACGCAACAACCCCTTAGAGGAAGGGCTAAACAAGGAGGACAGCGCGTAGGTGAGATGGAGGTTTGGGCTCTCGAGGGATTTGGTGTTGCTCATATTTTGCAAGAGATGCTTACTTATAAATCTGATCATATTAAAGCTCGGCAAATAGTACTCGCGACTACGATCATTGGACGAACAATACCAAAACCCGCGAACGCTCCAGAATCCTTTCGATTACTCGTTCGAGAACTACGATCTTTAGCTATGGAATTGAATCATTTCCTTGTATCTGAGAAGAACTTCAGGATTCATAGGAAGGAAGCTTAATTGGATGGAATCATCATTTTTACTCTATGATTGATCAATATAAACATCAACAACTCCGAATTGGATCGGTCTCTCCTCAACAAATAATTGCTTGGGCAAAAAAAATCTTACCTAATGGAGAGATAGTTGGGGAGGTAACAAAGCCCTATACTTTTCATTACAAAACTAATAAGCCTGAAAAAGATGGATTATTTTGCGAAAGAATTTTTGGACCTGTAAAAAGTGGAATTTGTGCTTGTGGAAATTATCGAGTGATCGGAGAGAAAAAAAAAGACAACCAAAAATTTTGCGAACAATGTGGGGTAGAATTTGTTGATTCTCGGATACGTAGATATCAAATGGGCTATATAAAACTCGCATGCCCAGTAACCCATGTGTGGTATTTGAAACGTCTTCCTAGTTATATCGCGAATCTTTTGGATAAACCTCTTAAAGAATTAGAAGGTCTAGTTTACTGCGATGTGTGATTTGATCAAAATTTTTATTGTACAGATTTTGAACAATAAACTGTCATTCCAATCAATTGATTTGGGATGTCCCAGATCTGACGTGTCTCTGGAAGTGAGTAACATGAAACTCAGAATTTTGGGTATAGGGAATATTTCCCATTTAATTGAAAAGGGGAATAGATCTATGGTTTAGTAACAAAGAAATATAAGCTTTACCTCGTAAAAAAGGACCTTTTGTGGGAATTTACTATAATTCCATTATTCCATTTCTTTTCTAAAGAACGGAATTTGTGTTCAAATCAGCAAAAGTATCATGGTTTTCGAAGTTTATCTATCGCATATAGGCTTATATAATAAGGACATCGTGGCATAACCATCGAGGTTAAGTCTGGGCCTAAAAGATCACATGAAATTATACATAAGATAGACAAGCAAATCTCTTATGAATTTAGGGATACTCTTTTAATTTCAATTAAAAATGAAGGAGATTCTCCATTCGAGGGGAGTAGACTACTCAAAAATTTTATACCTCTTTTCTGCGATAATTGAGAAAAGGAGTTCATCAACAATGAAAAGTTGTTGGGTTTTTCTTTAGTGATAACTTGAGTAAAGAGTAAAAATTTTTAGATTATTTGATTCTCCATTTTATAGAATTTGAACGCAGAAATTCATTATTCTTTATTTTGGACTTAATTATTTAAGCCGGATGAAAGGAAACTTTCACGTCCGATTTTGAAAGGGGGAGATCCCATTGATCCATTGGTTGGATCCTATCCAAATTTTTCGTTTGCTAGACCCGTCGTTAAAAAGCCTACTTTCTTACGATTACGAGGTTTATTCGAATATGAAATCCAATCCTGGAAATATAGCATACCACTTTTTTTTACTATACAGGGTTTCGATACATTTCGAAATAGAGAAATTTCTAGTGGAGCGGGTGCTATTCGAGAACAACTAGGCGATCTGGATTTGACAATTCTTATAAATTCTTCATTAGTAGAGTGGAAAGAATTAGGAGAAGGGGGATCCACGGGCAATGAAAATGAATGGGAGGCTCGAAAAGTTGGAAGAAGAAAAAATTTTTTGGTTCGACGTATAGAATTAGCTAAACATTTTATCCGAACAAATATAAATCCGGAATGGATGGTTTTATGTCTCTTACCAGTTCTTCCCCCCGAATTGAGACCCATTATTCAAATCGATGGGGGAAAACTAATGAGCTCAGATATTAATGAACTCTATCGAAGAGTTATCTATCGGAACAATACTCTTATCGATCTATTAACAACAAGTA from Arachis hypogaea chloroplast, complete genome carries:
- the rpoB gene encoding RNA polymerase beta subunit; this encodes MIGGENAGMSTIPGLNQIQFEGFCRFIDRGLREELYKFPKMEDLDQEIEFQLFAETYQLVEPLIKEKDAVYESLTYSSELYVSAGLIWKNNKDIQEQTIFIGNIPLMNSLGTSIVNGIYRIVINQILESPGIYYRSELDHNGILVYTGTIISDWGGRLELEIDRKAKIWARVSRKQKISILVLLSAMGLNLNEILENVCYPELFLSFLNDKEKKKIGSKENAILEFYQQFACVGGDPVFSESLCKELQKKIFHQRCELGRIGRRNLNRRLNLDIPQNNTFLLPRDILAAADHLIGMKFGMGTLDDMNHLKNKRIRSVADLLQDQFGLALVRLENMVRGTICGAIRLKLIPTPQNLVTSTPPTTTFESFFGLHPLSQVLDRTNPLTQIVHGRKLSYLGPGGVTGRTASFRIRDIHPSHYGRICPIDTSEGINVGLIGSLAIHGRIGRWGSIESPFYEIDKRSKRIRMLFLPPSRDEYYMVATGNSLALNRSIREEQIVPARYRQEFLTIAWEEVHLRSIFPFQYFSIGASLIPFIEHNDANRALMSSNMQRQAVPLFRSEKCIVGTGLERQVALDSGASAIAEHEGKIFYTDTEKILLLGNGETLNIPLVMYQGSNKNTCMHQKPQVQRGKCIKRGQILADGAATIFGELALGKNILVVYMPWEGYNSEDAVLISERLVYEDIYTSFHIRKYEIQTHVTSHGPEKITKEIPHLEAHLLRNLDKNGIVTPGSWVETGDILVGKLTPQMVQESSYAPEDRLLRAILGIQVSSSKETCLKLPIGGRGRVVDVRWIQKKRGSNYNPETIRIYILQKREIKVGDKVAGRHGNKGIVSKILPRQDMPYLQNGRPVDMVFNPLGVPSRMNVGQIFECSLGLAGDMLDRHYRIAPFDERYEQEASRKLVFSELYEASKQTSNPWIFEPEYPGKSRIFDGRTGNPFEQPVIIGKPYILKLIHQVDDKIHGRSCGHYALVTQQPLRGRAKQGGQRVGEMEVWALEGFGVAHILQEMLTYKSDHIKARQIVLATTIIGRTIPKPANAPESFRLLVRELRSLAMELNHFLVSEKNFRIHRKEA